The genomic DNA ACTGAAGACCAGTCCGGCCAGGATCATTCCGTCCCAAATCCGCAGCGGATTTCCACCCCCTCGCTGCGATTGTCGGTTGACCAAACGACGCAGATAAATCGGCAGCCGGATCAACAGACAGATCGCCGGCAGCACGCCCAGGAACAGCGACGGCGTCCACGTCTTTCCCTCGCTGGGCAGCAATCGCGTGATCCGCGTGTTCTCGGGAAACATCTCTCCACACACGCCCGGCAACAGAGCCCCGATCCACTGCCACGGCCCAACGCTGAAATCGTAGACGTTGGCTTGATGGGTTCCGGCCGCCGGGGCTTGCCACCAAGCAGACGGCGCGGCGACATAAGGCTCAGCCGCGGTCAACTGCGCCACGCCCGGCGAAGGACAGTGCCGCCGCACACTCTGCTGCGACCACTGCCACGAAGGAATGATCTGCAGCGAAGCCGCTGCGCTGGCCAGACCGATCGCCAAACCGATCGTCATCAGACGTCGCGCCGTCCCGGTCATCAACATCGAATAGCCAAGCCGTAGGCTTCCGCTGCGCCGCGTTCGACGCCGGGCGATCCGAAGGCGACGGATCGCGCGAAACAAGACGTAGCCGACGAGGAAGACGATCACTTGAGCAGCCGACTGAACATCGCCACCAAGGATCATCATCGCCAGCGACAACGATCCGATCGCAAAGCTGGAGTGGTTCCAACGATGAACGGCTTCGATTAAGAAGCCGACCGCCATCGGCAACCATGCCGCACCGACCAGGAATGGCGGATTGGTGTACAAGAACAAGACGGGACCGCTGGCAGCGTAGACGATCCCGGCAAGTGCGCTGGCGGCAACCGAACCGTGATGCCGACGAGCGATCCAAAAGACGCTGATTCCCGCCAGGATCAGGTGCAGGTAAACGTAGATCGCCAGCGATTGCGGCGTATCGAAGCCGAGATGGAAGACCGCGCGAACGGGATAGAACAACGCCGTCGTCGTCTCTCCGGCAACCGGCAGACCAAACTGGTCCAAGGGATTCCAGAGCGGGAGATCACCAACGGAGATCCGCGCATCGATCGCTCGATAGAGCGGTTGGTAGAAATGGGAGACGTCGCGAAACGCGAGCCGTCGATCACCCGAGAGAGCTGGGTAGAGAATCGCCCCCAACGATAAGGTCAACAAGCCAAGCGGGATTAAAAACGCTTTCACATGGACCCTGTTGCCGGATGCGGCGTCGGCGGTTCAGCCACAGCCGCCCGCTTCCGCCTCGATTGCATACCAGGCACGTGGCCCGTCGCAAAGAAGCGACGGGCTCTAACCAAGCGATTTACTTGCGCGAGATACGCATCTGACCGCGTGCTCGCAGCGCCGACGCATCGCGGACCTGACGCTGCTCTTCGGTATTCGCAGGCAACTGCAACGCGGCTGCCAACTCTTTCTCCGCATCGGCGTAGACGATGTCGCTGACCGGCATCGCTCGACCGGTGAGGATCGAGACGACGTTGTTCTCGACTTGAGCAAACCCGCCGTCGACGAAATAGGTCTCGGTCGACGAACCATCGGTCAGTTCAAGCTGTCCAAACCCGAGGCGTCCGATCAACGGAGCGCGTCCGGGAAGTACGCCCATCGCACCGTCGTACAATGGCAGCACCAGACTGTCGACTTCGCGATCGATCTCGGTTTTCTCTGGCGTCACTACAACGCACTTTAACTTTGCCACGATCTATGCCTTTTTCCAGGTGCCGTTCTACTTCTTCGCCTTTTCTGCCATCTGCTTGGCTTGCTCTTCCGCCTGTTCGATCGAACCGACGTACATGAAGGCTTGCTCTGGCAGATGATCCCACTTGCCGTCGCAGATCTCTTCGAAGCTGCGAATGGTATCGCCGATCGAGGTGACTTCACCCGGCTTGCCGATGAACTTTTCGGCGACCAAAAACGGTTGCGACAAGAAGCGTTCGATACGACGAGCGCGGTGAACGATCATCTTGTCCGATTCGCTCAATTCGTCGACACCCAAAATCGCGATGATGTCTTGCAATTCGCGGTAGCGTTGCAGGATCGTTTGCACGCGACGAGCGATCGCATAGTGGCGTTCGCCGACGTATTGAGGATCGAGAATACGGCTGTTCGAAGCCAATGGATCGATCGCAGGGTAGATACCCTTTTCCGAGATCGAACGTTCCAGGTAGATGAACGCGTCCAACTGACCAAACGCCGTCGCGGGAGCCGGATCGGTCGGATCATCCGCAGGAACGTAAACCGCTTGTACCGATGTGATCGCACCCTTCTTGGTCGACGAAATTCGCTCTTGCAGAGCACCCATTTCGGTCGCCAGCGTAGGTTGGTAACCCACAGCCGAAGGCATACGTCCCAACAACGCCGATACTTCCGAACCGGCTTGCGAGAAGCGGAAGATGTTATCGACAAACAACAGCGTATCGACGCCGGTGGTGTCACGGAAATATTCCGCCATCGTCAGTGCCGACAACGCAACACGCAAACGAGCCCCTGGTGGTTCGTTCATCTGGCCGAAGACCATGCAGGTTTGCTCGATAACGTTACGACCGGTCGAACCGATCTCCGTCTCTTGCATTTCCAACCACAGGTCGGTTCCTTCACGAGTTCGTTCACCGACGCCCGCGAATACCGAATAACCACCGTGAGTCGAAGCGATACGAGCGATCAACTCGGTCAAGATAACGGTCTTGCCCAGTCCCGCACCACCAAACAGACCCGCTTTACCACCGCGAACAAACGGGGTCAGCAGATCGATTACCTTGATACCGGTCTCGAACAATTCGGTGTTCGTCGACAGCTCCGAAATCTGTGGAGCTTGACGATGGATCGGCCAACGTTCGTCCGATTCAACAGGACCGCGACCGTCGACGGGTTCACCCAAGACGTTAAAGACGCGAGCCAAAGCTCCCTTGCCCACAGGAACGGTGATCGGCGAACCGGTGTCGATGACTTCCATTCCGCGAATCATGCCGTCGGTGCTACCCAACGCGACGCAGCGGACGCGTCCGCCGCCGAGGTGCTGTTGCACTTCGCCGGTCAGATTGACTTTGACGCCCTTGTGCTCCGACGTGATCTTCAGCGCGTTGTAGATCTTCGGCAGAGCATCCTGCGGAAATTCAGCATCGAACGTCGATCCGATGATCTGGGTAACGCGGCCCGACTTGTTTTCAGTGACGGTTGACATTTTGATAGATCCCTCGCTTTAGCGTCGGGTTGATTGTTGATGAATGAATTGGATTAATTGGCCAAGGCTTCGACGCCACCGATGATTTCCATGATCTCGCCGGTAATCTGCGATTGGCGAGCACGGTTGTAGGTCATCGACAGTTGCTTGATGATCTCGCCGGCGTTTTCGGTCGCACTTTTCATTGCCACCATACGTGCCACCTGTTCGCTTACAGCAGCGTCCAGGAAGCATTTGAACAATCGAATCTTGAAGCTCGTCGGAACGACCTCTTCCAGAATGCTTTCCGCCGATGGCAGGAATTCATAATCGGCCGACAACCCAGTCGCTTCCTCGTCGTCGAGGTCGATCGCACCAAGTGGCAACAGCGTCTCAATCACCGCTTCCTGCTTAGCGACGCTGTGGAACTTGGTGTAAACAACGTCCAAACGATCGATCTCACCCGCAGCGTAAGCCGCCAGATATTTGTTGGCGATCTGTTCGACTTCGGCAAACTTCGGCTGGTCGTCGAACTGCTGGTAGGTGTCGTTCGTCTTGATCCCGCGGAACTTAAACGCACCGATTCCACGCTTGCCGCTGACATCGATGTTCAAGTGATCCATCGATTTGCGAAGCTCTTCGATCCGTGGCAATGCGCGACGGAAGATCGAGCTATTGTAGCCGCCGCACAGGCCGCGGTTGCTGGTCAGCACCAAACAGGAAGCCGCCCGTGGATCGGGACGTGCTTCGAGCAACGGGTGTTGAACTTCCAAACCGGCCGCCGCAAGGCTGGCGACGATCTGAGTAATACGTTCGGTGTAATCGGTCGCCGCAGCGGCTCGATCCATCGCTTTGCGAAACCGCGCCGTCGCGATCAATTCCATCGTCCGCGTGATCTTGCGGATGTTGCGAATCGATTTCCGGCGTTTATCAAGTGCTCTGGCGTTGGCCATGGATGATTCAGGTTGTTTTAGTTCAGAACGTTAAGCGGAACGCTGAATCCGCACGGATCGGATTCAGTAAACATCGGGATGTCTGATCGGTGCCGCTTGCGATCCGCCGCCGCGATCAGAAATCCGCTTACGCAGCGGGCTTCCAGCCTTGCTTGAAATCTTTGATCGCTGCTTCCAGCTTTTCAGTCACGTCGTCCGACATCTCGCCCGATTCCTTGATGCTCGATGCGATTCCGCTGTGCTTATCATTGATGAACTGCAACAACGCTTTCTCGAACTCTTGAACCTTGTCGACAGCAACATCATCCAGGAAGCCCTTGGTACCGGCGTACAAGCTGATCACCTGCAGCGATACATCCAACGGCGAGTACTGAGGCTGCTTCAGCAGTTCGACCATTCGGTAACCGCGATCCAACTCTTGTTGCGTTGCCGCATCGAGGTCGGTACCCAGTTGAGCGAACGCTTCGAGAGCACGGAAGGCTGCCAATTGCAGACGCAAACCACCGGCGACCTTCTTCATCGCTTTGATCTGAGCGGCACCACCCACGCGAGAAACCGAAATACCGGCGTTCATCGCGGGACGTACACCTGCGAAGAACAAGTCGGGTTGCAGGTAGATCTGGCCGTCGGTGATCGAAATCACGTTGGTTGGGATGTAAGCCGAAACTTCGCCTTCGAGCGTTTCGATGATCGGCAGGCTGGTCAACGATCCGCCACCAAGTTCATCGTTCAGCTTGCTGGATCGTTCCAACAAACG from Rosistilla oblonga includes the following:
- the atpD gene encoding F0F1 ATP synthase subunit beta, which gives rise to MSTVTENKSGRVTQIIGSTFDAEFPQDALPKIYNALKITSEHKGVKVNLTGEVQQHLGGGRVRCVALGSTDGMIRGMEVIDTGSPITVPVGKGALARVFNVLGEPVDGRGPVESDERWPIHRQAPQISELSTNTELFETGIKVIDLLTPFVRGGKAGLFGGAGLGKTVILTELIARIASTHGGYSVFAGVGERTREGTDLWLEMQETEIGSTGRNVIEQTCMVFGQMNEPPGARLRVALSALTMAEYFRDTTGVDTLLFVDNIFRFSQAGSEVSALLGRMPSAVGYQPTLATEMGALQERISSTKKGAITSVQAVYVPADDPTDPAPATAFGQLDAFIYLERSISEKGIYPAIDPLASNSRILDPQYVGERHYAIARRVQTILQRYRELQDIIAILGVDELSESDKMIVHRARRIERFLSQPFLVAEKFIGKPGEVTSIGDTIRSFEEICDGKWDHLPEQAFMYVGSIEQAEEQAKQMAEKAKK
- the atpG gene encoding ATP synthase F1 subunit gamma — protein: MANARALDKRRKSIRNIRKITRTMELIATARFRKAMDRAAAATDYTERITQIVASLAAAGLEVQHPLLEARPDPRAASCLVLTSNRGLCGGYNSSIFRRALPRIEELRKSMDHLNIDVSGKRGIGAFKFRGIKTNDTYQQFDDQPKFAEVEQIANKYLAAYAAGEIDRLDVVYTKFHSVAKQEAVIETLLPLGAIDLDDEEATGLSADYEFLPSAESILEEVVPTSFKIRLFKCFLDAAVSEQVARMVAMKSATENAGEIIKQLSMTYNRARQSQITGEIMEIIGGVEALAN
- the atpC gene encoding ATP synthase F1 subunit epsilon, encoding MAKLKCVVVTPEKTEIDREVDSLVLPLYDGAMGVLPGRAPLIGRLGFGQLELTDGSSTETYFVDGGFAQVENNVVSILTGRAMPVSDIVYADAEKELAAALQLPANTEEQRQVRDASALRARGQMRISRK